The sequence below is a genomic window from Mesorhizobium shangrilense.
CCAGCTCGTCATCGGCTTGGCGAGTTTCTTGGTGTTAACGGCAAACCCTGTGGTGCCCCAGTTCTTCGGCACAGCGTAGGTCACCTTGTCGATCGTGCCTTCGGCGGTGAAGCGCGGATCTTCCTGCGTGCCGTCGAAATTGGGCAGCTTCGCCATGTCCAGCGGCTCGATGATCCCAAGCTTCTTGTAGGTCGAGATCGTGTAGTTGGTCGGCACGAACAGGCTCCAGCCCGACGCACCGGCCTGCAGCTTGGCCAGCATCTCCTCGTTGGAGCCGAACACGTTGACCTCGACGGCGACGCCGGTGTCCTTCTTGAAGTTCTCGAAGGTCTGCGGGTCATGGTAGTTCGGCCAGGTGGCGATCGACATGCGATCGCCGAGGCTTTCGGCGGCAAAGGCCGGCGTCGGCATGATGCCGATCTCGCGCGCCATCACTGCGGTCGCAATTCCAAGGCCGGTCAGGCCAAGAAAATCGCGGCGGCCGATCGAGCCGCGCTTGAGGCGCATCAGCTGGTCGACGAACTTCTCGGGGCTTATCGGCAGTCCATCACGATATGATTTCGACATGTTTGTTTACCCTCTGGTTGGTCCCGTTGTTCTTGGTCTCCGGAAACGCCAGCGGCGTCCCGTTGGCAAAGCCGATGGCGACGGGTTCACCCGGCTTGAAGAGATTTCCGTGGCCGATCACATGGTCGGCCTTGGCGAGCAGCGTCCCCAGACCCTGGACCTCGATGGCGTATTCCGCCGTCGAGCCCAGGAATATCCGGTTGCGGACGACGCCCTTGAACGGGCCGCCTGTCGGCGCGCCGAGACTGAGTGTTTCGGGACGCAGGCTGACCGACACGGCCTCGCCTTGGCGCAGGGTTGTCCGCTTGCGCGCCGCGATGACGGTGCCGTCGGCCAGCGCCACTTCAACGAGGTCGCCGGAATGCCCGGCGACGGTGCCGCTCAACAAATTGGTCTTGCCGACGAAGTCGGCGACGAACAGGTCGGCCGGCTCGTCATAGATCTCGCTGGGTTGCCCGAGCTGGACGATGCGCCCGCCATTCATGACGCAGACGAAATCGCTCATCGACAGCGCTTCCTCCTGGTCGTGGGTAACGAGGACAAAGGTGATGCCGATCTCGCGCTGCAGATTCTGCAGTTCGATCTGCATGTCTGTGCGCAGCTTCTTGTCGAGCGCGGCAAGCGGCTCGTCGAGCAGCAACACGGCCGGCTTGTTGACCAAGGCGCGCGCCAGCGCGACACGCTGCTGCTGTCCGCCCGACAGTTCATGGATCTTGCGGCGGCCATAGCCGGCGAGCCGCACCATTTCCAGCGCCTCGCCCGCCCGCGTGCCGATCTCGCGTGACGACAGCCTCGGCCTTGCCTGGCGCAGGCCATAGGCAACGTTGTCCTCGACATCCAGATGCGGAAACAGCGCATATTGCTGGAACACCATGTTGACCGGCCGCCGGTACGGCGGCGTGCCCGCCATGTCCTGTCCACGGATCAACACCTGGCCTTCGCTCGGCTGCTCGAAGCCGCCGATCATGCGCAGGCATGTGGTCTTGCCGCAGCCGGACGGCCCGAGCAGCGCGACAAAGGCAGAGGGCGGCACGGCAAGGTCGATGCCGCTGACCGCGGTCACCGCGCCATAGCGCTTGGTGACGCCGCGAAACTCGATGTCGGGCACTGCGGTCAAAGGCTGCGGGCTCCAGCGACAGGGCAATTTCAAGACGCTACCAGAGCCAATACCTGCTAGTATATACCTCGCGGGTGGTATATCTGATCTATATTATCGTTTGAAGGGGTATGGCTGAGCGTGTCCCGCAGCGACGAATACAACCAGCTCGCCACGCTTGTCGCCGCGACCCGGGAGACGAGCGGCGATCTCTTCGGCAAGGCGATGGTCGATTGGCTGAGGCAGCATGTCAGCTTCGACCATTGCGTGATCTTCGGCTATCGCGGTGCGGCACGCCCGCCGCTGCTGTTCGAGACCTTCTCGCCAGCCGAAAGCCACGTCTTCGTGGCGCTCTACCAGGAAGGGCCGTATCTTCTGGACCCGTTCCACCATGCGGCGGTCGAACGAAAGGAAGGTTTCTGGCGCATGCGCGAACTGGCGCCGGACCGCTTCTATGCCAGCGAATATTTTCGCTCCTACTACAGCCAGACAAGGCTGGCCGAGGAGGTCGGCTTCTTCGTGCCGCTGCCGGACAAAGACGCGCTGGTTATCTCCCTGATGCGGTTGCGCGCGTCAGGCACCTTCGGAACCGCCGATGCCAGGCTGTTGCGCGACATGGCGCCTGCGGTGATCAGCCTGGCTAGGCTGCGCTGGCCGGGCCTTCCGACAGATGAGCCTACCGGAACCAAGCAGGACGAAGCGATTGCCCCGGTCAACGAGTTCGACCGCGCGCATATCTGGCAGAGCCTGTCGCTGACACCGCGCGAAAAACATGTCGTCGACCTAGTGCTGCAGGGCCATTCCACGGAATCGATCGCCAGGGCCATGCGCATCGTGCCGGGAACCGTGAAGGTCCACCGGCGCAACATCTACCGCAAGCTCAAGATCAAGTCGCAGGCCGGCCTCTTCGCCCGCTTCGTCGAGATCATCGACGCGCGGATAAGGTAGCCGGCGAACAATGTGCCGGCCGGCCTTTCAGATGGAGGCGCCGGCTTCCCACGAACCGGTCTCGGCCATTGCCTTGAGCAGCGGAGCCGGCTTGAAGACATCCTTGGCCGTTCGGTCATGCCAGTACTCGAGCCGCTCGATGATCTTGGCCGCACCTTCCAGGCCGGCCCAGAACATCGGTCCGCCCTTGCCCACGGGAAAGCCGTAGCCGTTGACCCAGACGACATCGATGTCGGACGAGCGGGCCACTATCCCTTCCTCCAGGATTTTCGCGCCCTCGTTGATCATCGGATAGAGCGTGCGCTCGATGATCTCCTCGGCGCTGATCGCACGCGGCGCGATGCCCTTCTCGGCCGCTTTGGTGCGGATCAGCGCCTCGACCTCGGGATCGGCAATCGGCGTGCGCGCGTCGGCTTCGTAGAGATAGAAGCCACGGCCGGTCTTCTGGCCAAAACGGCCCTGTTCGCACAGCGTGTCGGCGATGACAGCCGTCAGGCCGCGCGCCTTGCGATTGCGCCAGCCAATGTCGAGGCCGGCGAGATCGCCCATCTGGAACGGACCCATCGGCCAGCCGAAATCGGTGAACGCCTGATCGATCTGGCTGGGCGTCGCGCCCTCCAGCAACAGCGCTTCGGATTCCGAGCCACGCGCGGCCAGCATGCGGTTGCCGACGAAGCCATGGCAGACGCCGACGACGACAGCCACCTTGCCGATCCGCCGCGCCATATCGACGACGGTGGCCAGCGCATCGGGCGCGGTCTTGTCGGCGCGCACGATCTCCAGCAGCTTCATGACATTGGCCGGCGAGAAGAAATGCAGGCCGAGCACGTCCTGCGGCCGCGAGATCGAGGCGGCGATTTCGTTGATGTCGAGATAGGAGGTGTTGGTGGCAAGGATGGCACCGGGTTTGGCCACGGCATCGAGCTTGCCGAACACCTCCTTCTTGACCGCCATGTCCTCGAACACAGCCTCGACGATCAGGTCGCAGTCGGCGAGGTCGGCATAGTCGGTGGAGCCTTTGAACTGGGCGAGCCGCTGCCGCTTGGCGTCTTCGGTCAAGGAGCCGCGCGTGACGGAAACGGCGTAGTTCTTCTCGATCGTGCCGAGCCCGCGCTGCAGCGCCTCCTGGCTGGTTTCCAGCAAGGTGATGGGGTAGCCGCCATTGGCGAAAGCCATGGCGATGCCACCGCCCATCGTGCCGGCGCCGATGATCCCGACGCGGGTGATCCTGCGCTTGACGATGTCCTTGGCCGAGGTCTTGGCCGCCTCACGTTCGGCGAAGAACAGATGGCGCTGCGCCCGTGACTGGTCACTGGCGACGAGTCTTACGAACAGCGCGCGCTCCGCCGCCAGTGCTTCGTCGAAAGGCATCGTGACGGCATTGCGCACCGCTTGCGCACAGGCGATCGGCGCCTCGAGGCCACGCGCCTTCTTGGCGAGGGCCCCAGCCTCGGCGTCGAAGGCCGCCAGGTCGGTTTCCTCGAGCCCATCATCGCGATCGCGCACGGGCGTGTAGGGACCACCCTTGCGGGCTATTTCCCTGGCGAAGTTTACTGCATGCGCGGTCAGGTCGCCTTCAAAGACGGCATCGACCAGGCCGGCGGCATGCGCTTCGGTGGCACCGATCGGCGAACCGGAGACGATCATCCTGAGCGCCTTCACCGCCCCGACAAGACGCGGCAGCCGCACCGTGCCGCCGCCGCCCGGCAACAGGCCGAGTTTCACCTCGGGCAAGCCGAGCTTGGCGCCGGCATCAGCGACGCGGAAATGGCATCCGAGCGCTAGCTCCAGGCCGCCACCGAGCGCGGTTCCATGGATGGCCGCGACCGTCGGCTTGGCGATGGTCTCGAGCGTTGCGATCAGCGCGCGCAGATCGGGCTGTTGCACAGGCTTGCCGAATTCCGTGATGTCGGCGCCGGCGACAAAGGTCCGGCCGGCACAGGCGATGACGATGGCCGCGACCGATGGATCATCCCGCAGGGAGACCAGCGCCTGCAGCAGCGGCTCGCGGACATGAAAACTCAGCGCGTTGACCGGCGGATTGTCGATGGTGACGATGGCGACATCGCCGTCCCGGCTGACCTTCACGAAATCGGACAAGCAAAACCTCCCAGCAATGGTGAGCGGCTAGCCGCCGCGCGAACGGGATTTA
It includes:
- a CDS encoding ABC transporter ATP-binding protein, whose protein sequence is MTAVPDIEFRGVTKRYGAVTAVSGIDLAVPPSAFVALLGPSGCGKTTCLRMIGGFEQPSEGQVLIRGQDMAGTPPYRRPVNMVFQQYALFPHLDVEDNVAYGLRQARPRLSSREIGTRAGEALEMVRLAGYGRRKIHELSGGQQQRVALARALVNKPAVLLLDEPLAALDKKLRTDMQIELQNLQREIGITFVLVTHDQEEALSMSDFVCVMNGGRIVQLGQPSEIYDEPADLFVADFVGKTNLLSGTVAGHSGDLVEVALADGTVIAARKRTTLRQGEAVSVSLRPETLSLGAPTGGPFKGVVRNRIFLGSTAEYAIEVQGLGTLLAKADHVIGHGNLFKPGEPVAIGFANGTPLAFPETKNNGTNQRVNKHVEIIS
- a CDS encoding helix-turn-helix transcriptional regulator, yielding MSRSDEYNQLATLVAATRETSGDLFGKAMVDWLRQHVSFDHCVIFGYRGAARPPLLFETFSPAESHVFVALYQEGPYLLDPFHHAAVERKEGFWRMRELAPDRFYASEYFRSYYSQTRLAEEVGFFVPLPDKDALVISLMRLRASGTFGTADARLLRDMAPAVISLARLRWPGLPTDEPTGTKQDEAIAPVNEFDRAHIWQSLSLTPREKHVVDLVLQGHSTESIARAMRIVPGTVKVHRRNIYRKLKIKSQAGLFARFVEIIDARIR
- a CDS encoding 3-hydroxyacyl-CoA dehydrogenase NAD-binding domain-containing protein produces the protein MSDFVKVSRDGDVAIVTIDNPPVNALSFHVREPLLQALVSLRDDPSVAAIVIACAGRTFVAGADITEFGKPVQQPDLRALIATLETIAKPTVAAIHGTALGGGLELALGCHFRVADAGAKLGLPEVKLGLLPGGGGTVRLPRLVGAVKALRMIVSGSPIGATEAHAAGLVDAVFEGDLTAHAVNFAREIARKGGPYTPVRDRDDGLEETDLAAFDAEAGALAKKARGLEAPIACAQAVRNAVTMPFDEALAAERALFVRLVASDQSRAQRHLFFAEREAAKTSAKDIVKRRITRVGIIGAGTMGGGIAMAFANGGYPITLLETSQEALQRGLGTIEKNYAVSVTRGSLTEDAKRQRLAQFKGSTDYADLADCDLIVEAVFEDMAVKKEVFGKLDAVAKPGAILATNTSYLDINEIAASISRPQDVLGLHFFSPANVMKLLEIVRADKTAPDALATVVDMARRIGKVAVVVGVCHGFVGNRMLAARGSESEALLLEGATPSQIDQAFTDFGWPMGPFQMGDLAGLDIGWRNRKARGLTAVIADTLCEQGRFGQKTGRGFYLYEADARTPIADPEVEALIRTKAAEKGIAPRAISAEEIIERTLYPMINEGAKILEEGIVARSSDIDVVWVNGYGFPVGKGGPMFWAGLEGAAKIIERLEYWHDRTAKDVFKPAPLLKAMAETGSWEAGASI